Below is a genomic region from Streptomyces sp. NBC_00461.
ATGCAGGGCCTCCGTCAGCTCCTTGTCCACCTGTGCCTGGTCCGTCACGGAGATCGCCGCGTCGAACAGGCCCGTCGACAGCAGCCCTCGAACCGCACTGTCCATGTCCGCGTACCCGAAGGGACACGCGACCCGTCCGGATCCGTCGGGCTTCAGCCCCGCCCGCTGGGCCACCTCCTCCAGGTCGTCGCGGAGGGCGGGGCGCCAACTGCCCGCGCTGCGCAGTGGATCCGCCAACCTGGTGGCCACCCGCAGCACGGACGACGTGGCGCAGCGTTCCGGCGGACCCCAGCCGGCCAGCACCACGGGCGCCCCGCGCTCGACGAGCGGTGCCGCCGCCTGCAAGAGCCCACCGAGCCCCTCCGCGTCGCCCGCCAGACACCCGATGGGCTCGAAGGCGGTCACCAGGCCGTACGCGGACGTCTCCGCACCGCCCGCGGCCCCGGCGTCCTCGGGCGAACCGTCCACGAGCCGGGTTTCCGCACGCACGCGCGTGCCCCACGCGTCCGGCAGCAGCCGCTCCCGCGCGAGCGCGAGCCGCTCGGGGGAGGAGTGGTCGACACCGGTGACCGCGGCCCCCCTGGACGCCGCCATGAGGAGGGCCAGTCCGCTGCCGCAGCCGAGGCCCAGCAGCCGGGTGCCGGGGCCCACCTCCAGTCGCTCGTAGACGGCCTCGTAGAGCGGGACCAGCATCCGCTCCTGGATCTCGGACCAGTCACGCGCGCGTGCACACAGATCCACGCGGGGTGTCTCGCCCGCCTGAGACAGGTGCTGCCGCACGAGCGTAGGTGTCATCAAAGCGCCCCAATCCGCCGAGAGTTGCCGCTGTGCCCGTTTCCGTAGCCCCCGTGACGTGCGCTCGCACTCCCCCCGTATGTCAGGTAACTCCGCACTCGACCGCGCGTCCAGGGGTTGTCGGGCCCGGCTTGCGGGTTCGCGGTGCGAGTGGCGAGATTTCACGTCCCGGCAACCTGGGCCCGTACGATCACCGGGGCCGGACCGGCCCGACACGGGGCAGCCGTACCGCGTCTGGCCGTCGAGGAGGGGCCGGTCGCCGGGGATGGCGAAGCTCCCGGTAACGTCACGGCGGCCGTCGGCGCTGACTGAAGTGACGCCCTCCGCCGCGAGAGCGGCCGAAACGCATCTTGCGCACCTGCGGATCACAACCGCACCGGGCCGTGGACATCGGCTACGTGCCGGGTCGTAGGACGGACTACGTACCACCTTGGTACGAGCTGTGAGGTTTCTCCGCAGATCAGCGCACCCGCCCTCGTCAGGACGCATCAGCGGCAACTGACGGGTACGTGCAAATTATTTGGGATGGCCCGGAATAGGAACACAGCGGCACCCCCGCTCGTTGTCATTACGTGAGCACGACACAGACACCACCTGTTCTCGCCGCAGAGCTGGCACAGGCGTGGGCCGACATTCAGCGGTACCACCCCGAGCTGCCCGATCTGGCCGCGCCCGAGTCCCTGATCGGAGAGTCGTCGTCCGCGTGCGGTCACGAACTCTCCTTCGAGCGACTGCTCCATGAGGCAGTCCACGGCATCGCCG
It encodes:
- a CDS encoding class I SAM-dependent methyltransferase encodes the protein MTPTLVRQHLSQAGETPRVDLCARARDWSEIQERMLVPLYEAVYERLEVGPGTRLLGLGCGSGLALLMAASRGAAVTGVDHSSPERLALARERLLPDAWGTRVRAETRLVDGSPEDAGAAGGAETSAYGLVTAFEPIGCLAGDAEGLGGLLQAAAPLVERGAPVVLAGWGPPERCATSSVLRVATRLADPLRSAGSWRPALRDDLEEVAQRAGLKPDGSGRVACPFGYADMDSAVRGLLSTGLFDAAISVTDQAQVDKELTEALHPYLRTDRTVWMPNVFRYLVARTP